A single Corynebacterium stationis DNA region contains:
- a CDS encoding inositol monophosphatase family protein, protein MVGMTEFDVCKLRDYAADLAQQAASLISTKRSEITATGDIRAHSQTKTSAVDPVTEVDTAAEEFIVGSIRKDRPDDGIIGEEGANVPSQSGVSWIIDPIDGTVNFMYGLGEYAVSLGAMVDGQYVAGAVINVVKGTLYSAAVGHGATVTYRDGTSTQLRCRQETDPRLSLIATGFGYTETRRAGQAKILQELLPQVRDIRRMGSAALDLCRVAEGTVDAYYEHGVKVWDVAAGIVIARESGAQVHVPHSWTSDDRGSLVWAASAQLAPAFERLLASAGAKEVID, encoded by the coding sequence ATGGTTGGTATGACTGAATTCGATGTATGTAAGTTACGGGACTATGCCGCAGACCTAGCACAGCAGGCGGCATCCCTGATCTCGACAAAGCGCTCGGAGATTACCGCGACGGGGGATATTCGGGCGCACAGCCAGACTAAGACGTCTGCTGTGGATCCCGTAACCGAAGTTGATACTGCTGCCGAAGAATTCATAGTGGGAAGCATTCGCAAAGACCGTCCCGATGATGGAATCATCGGAGAAGAAGGCGCCAATGTGCCGTCTCAGTCCGGTGTTTCCTGGATTATTGACCCCATCGATGGAACCGTGAACTTTATGTATGGACTCGGGGAGTACGCGGTATCCCTAGGCGCCATGGTTGATGGACAGTACGTTGCCGGTGCAGTAATCAATGTGGTCAAAGGAACGTTATATTCCGCAGCGGTAGGCCATGGGGCAACCGTGACATACCGCGACGGTACGAGCACTCAGTTGCGGTGTCGCCAAGAAACAGATCCTCGCCTTTCCTTGATTGCAACAGGTTTTGGTTACACCGAGACCCGCCGTGCAGGACAAGCAAAGATTCTCCAGGAACTGCTTCCGCAGGTTCGTGATATTCGACGTATGGGCTCTGCGGCGCTGGATTTGTGCCGCGTCGCCGAGGGCACGGTAGACGCCTATTACGAGCACGGAGTCAAGGTGTGGGACGTTGCCGCCGGGATTGTCATCGCCCGTGAATCTGGAGCGCAAGTCCATGTTCCACATTCTTGGACATCCGATGACCGAGGATCATTGGTCTGGGCTGCCTCTGCTCAATTAGCGCCGGCTTTTGAACGACTTTTGGCTTCTGCGGGGGCCAAGGAAGTCATTGACTAA
- a CDS encoding DUF3093 domain-containing protein, protein MTSSANSSPSSTPSSNQAGSNGPSANTTAEVLYRERQWVPWYWWLGAAFVAALTAATVGLNRHDFWPVITFFIVFVLLAWALVSMSKTVITVEKDPDNTRWILVKGAQLPSDVVARSLAVPKSARRSALGPQLDPAAFLVSHQWVDELVMLVLDDPEDPTPYWLVSSKDPEALLRAFVPEQAEQAIKDLNA, encoded by the coding sequence GTGACTTCATCAGCTAATTCCTCCCCCAGCAGCACTCCTTCTTCTAACCAAGCCGGCTCCAATGGCCCCTCTGCCAATACAACCGCTGAGGTTTTATACCGTGAGCGTCAGTGGGTGCCTTGGTACTGGTGGCTCGGAGCAGCTTTCGTAGCTGCGTTAACGGCTGCGACAGTAGGCCTAAACCGCCACGATTTCTGGCCGGTGATTACGTTCTTTATCGTCTTCGTCTTGCTGGCGTGGGCGCTAGTGTCCATGTCTAAGACCGTTATTACGGTGGAAAAAGATCCCGATAATACTCGCTGGATATTGGTTAAAGGCGCTCAGCTGCCTAGCGATGTAGTCGCGCGCAGCCTAGCGGTTCCAAAGTCCGCGCGCCGCAGTGCCCTAGGGCCGCAGTTAGACCCAGCCGCATTCTTGGTCAGTCACCAGTGGGTCGATGAGCTTGTGATGTTAGTACTCGATGACCCAGAAGATCCCACGCCTTATTGGTTGGTCAGCTCCAAGGACCCCGAGGCACTTCTTCGCGCTTTTGTTCCCGAGCAAGCAGAACAAGCCATCAAGGACCTGAACGCTTAA
- the dut gene encoding dUTP diphosphatase, producing MLGNVAIKRLDKELPLPQRAHRGDAGADLYAAESVTLQPGERALVGTGIAIALPLGTVGLIHPRSGLAAKHGLSVVNTPGTVDADYRGEIKVCLINHDRQEPIEISRGMRIAQLVIQRVELVDFVEVEELDSTVRGDGGYGSTGV from the coding sequence CTGTTGGGCAATGTTGCTATTAAGCGCTTGGATAAGGAATTGCCGCTTCCACAACGTGCCCACCGTGGTGATGCTGGCGCGGACCTTTATGCAGCGGAATCAGTAACCTTGCAGCCTGGGGAACGTGCCTTAGTGGGCACTGGCATTGCTATTGCTTTGCCACTGGGCACAGTAGGCCTCATCCATCCTCGTTCGGGTCTAGCTGCCAAGCACGGTCTCAGCGTCGTAAATACCCCAGGCACAGTCGATGCTGACTACCGCGGGGAGATCAAGGTGTGTCTGATTAATCACGACCGCCAGGAGCCCATTGAAATTTCGCGTGGTATGCGAATTGCGCAGCTGGTCATTCAACGCGTGGAACTAGTTGATTTCGTTGAGGTCGAAGAGCTCGACAGCACTGTTCGTGGAGACGGTGGATACGGATCGACGGGCGTTTAA
- the ppgK gene encoding polyphosphate--glucose phosphotransferase codes for MNTSFGIDVGGSGIKGAVVDLDTGQFMGVRIKIATPQPATPEAVAATVKEIVDQAQWDGPIGITVPSIVKGQMVLSAANIDKSWIGIDAYDLFHRHLGADRHISILNDADAAGLAEVAFGEEKAKTGQVIFLTIGTGIGSAFLMDGRLWTNTEIGHLAVDGFEAEHQASSAVKDALDLSFKKWAKRVDRVLHEYEALFNPDLFIVGGGISRRFDKWGKHLTTKTEVIPAGLRNKAGIIGAAMAVTREISP; via the coding sequence ATGAACACTTCCTTCGGTATTGACGTGGGCGGCTCCGGCATTAAAGGTGCTGTCGTTGATTTAGACACGGGGCAATTTATGGGCGTCCGGATAAAGATTGCGACCCCGCAGCCCGCCACACCAGAGGCGGTAGCCGCCACGGTTAAAGAAATCGTGGATCAAGCGCAGTGGGATGGTCCTATCGGCATCACTGTTCCGTCCATTGTCAAAGGCCAAATGGTGCTCTCTGCTGCAAATATTGATAAATCCTGGATTGGGATTGACGCCTATGATCTCTTTCACCGGCACCTGGGCGCGGATAGGCATATCTCTATCCTCAACGATGCTGATGCAGCTGGCTTAGCGGAAGTGGCCTTTGGCGAGGAGAAAGCAAAAACCGGCCAGGTAATTTTCTTAACCATCGGCACCGGGATTGGTTCAGCCTTTTTGATGGACGGGCGACTCTGGACTAATACTGAGATTGGGCACCTTGCTGTCGACGGCTTCGAGGCTGAGCACCAAGCATCCTCAGCGGTGAAAGATGCCCTTGACCTCTCATTCAAAAAGTGGGCTAAACGCGTCGATCGCGTACTTCATGAGTATGAGGCGTTGTTCAATCCAGACTTGTTCATCGTCGGCGGTGGCATCTCCCGCCGCTTTGACAAGTGGGGAAAGCATCTCACCACGAAGACCGAAGTTATACCCGCTGGCCTGCGTAATAAAGCAGGAATCATCGGTGCGGCAATGGCAGTCACCCGGGAGATTTCTCCATAA
- a CDS encoding DUF4193 domain-containing protein: protein MATDYDAPRRRVEDELETDSLEGLKAAEGENNGMDDDGEIVEPFEPPTVDLTGEELNVTVVPRREDEFTCSSCFIVQSNKRLSHMEDGQPICLDCA, encoded by the coding sequence ATGGCAACCGATTACGACGCACCCCGTCGCCGAGTTGAAGACGAGCTAGAGACTGACTCCCTAGAAGGTCTCAAGGCTGCTGAAGGCGAAAATAACGGCATGGACGACGACGGCGAAATTGTAGAGCCGTTCGAGCCACCAACAGTGGATCTCACTGGTGAAGAACTCAACGTCACCGTTGTTCCACGCCGTGAGGATGAATTTACTTGCTCGTCCTGCTTTATCGTGCAGTCCAACAAGCGCCTTTCCCACATGGAAGATGGTCAGCCAATCTGCCTCGATTGCGCTTAA
- a CDS encoding DUF3710 domain-containing protein, translated as MALWPFGKNKKKNNAEQPAQQEETFASGANSPERTDAAENPTASEQPLSADAPAPADTPGDSAAAQGIHVTVNRHDAINGDMGPFDGDSVDIETFDFSEFSTGILDLKSMKIPLPKRSQVQVEMGAQGPKMLHIITEFGRITPVAFAAPRSTGQWESSVNELVENIQRDGMPTQLEEGPWGTEIAAQNANGMIRIIGIEGPRWLLRLTLAAPTGKEEGLTELAREVASRVFVYRGDDPILAGNSLPVTMPPQLVKQVQDEMERRKQEQNKPQEQSQQDTSAANKAAQEAAARQLFQMLGGNAAAQAAKNSEHHPENDPEDSDTSAESDDTSGDDSEGNGDSK; from the coding sequence ATGGCACTTTGGCCTTTTGGCAAAAACAAGAAGAAGAACAACGCAGAGCAACCTGCGCAGCAAGAGGAAACTTTTGCCTCAGGAGCTAATTCTCCTGAGCGCACGGATGCTGCGGAGAATCCAACTGCGTCTGAACAGCCTTTAAGCGCAGATGCTCCTGCTCCCGCAGACACACCGGGGGACTCCGCAGCTGCGCAGGGAATACACGTCACTGTTAATCGCCACGATGCCATCAATGGGGATATGGGCCCATTTGATGGGGACTCTGTCGACATTGAAACTTTCGACTTCTCGGAATTCTCCACGGGAATTTTGGACTTGAAGTCAATGAAAATTCCGCTGCCTAAGCGCTCGCAAGTACAGGTCGAAATGGGCGCGCAGGGCCCGAAGATGTTGCACATCATCACGGAGTTTGGCCGTATTACGCCTGTGGCTTTTGCAGCCCCACGCTCGACTGGGCAATGGGAATCTTCCGTCAATGAGTTGGTAGAAAATATCCAGCGCGACGGCATGCCTACGCAATTAGAAGAAGGCCCGTGGGGAACTGAGATTGCTGCCCAAAACGCCAATGGCATGATTCGCATCATCGGAATTGAAGGCCCACGGTGGTTGCTGCGACTTACGCTCGCTGCGCCAACCGGCAAGGAAGAAGGCTTAACTGAACTGGCGCGCGAGGTTGCGTCGCGTGTCTTTGTTTACCGCGGCGATGATCCGATTCTGGCGGGTAATTCTCTTCCAGTGACCATGCCTCCGCAGTTGGTCAAGCAGGTGCAAGATGAGATGGAGCGCCGCAAGCAGGAACAAAATAAGCCTCAGGAGCAATCCCAGCAGGATACGAGCGCTGCTAATAAAGCCGCCCAGGAAGCAGCTGCGCGTCAGCTCTTCCAGATGCTTGGAGGAAACGCAGCAGCGCAGGCGGCGAAAAATTCTGAGCACCACCCTGAAAATGATCCAGAGGATTCTGATACATCCGCCGAATCAGATGACACCAGCGGTGATGACTCGGAAGGAAATGGCGACTCCAAGTAG
- a CDS encoding class I SAM-dependent RNA methyltransferase: MSAEDSSKQQGLLKAEDSLELTVDRMAHGGEGIGNAPDGRVVFVQGGFPGDVVQARVTKAKKSFAHAQLESVVQAGPHRVSSACPAAELGAGCCDFAELNPASEVAIKLDVLSDQLRRVAKLSEIPDVETINLNPQRGWRTRVRLGVDSQGRAGGRKRNSNEIVHEVACSQLAPGLVDGLVGPDARRFTPGSEVIAVLDSKGNRHVVETSKAPRGRRVEKVTTVIEGTGDVEELADGHHFHFPATAFWQAHAKAPDTYAEVIRTYLKDCPQAPGRQPLGWDLYGGVGVFVPAIAGSLGTPQEPARVISVDYSPAATALNQADLEQYDVDVVSERVEKVAAQLPGPTAVVMDPPRTGAGLDVVSTVASVSPQRVVHVGCDPATFARDIGYWNEHGFQVAHLTLVNAFPGTHHFEVIALLEPGVVEENEDIEEAAAL; encoded by the coding sequence ATGAGCGCAGAAGATAGTTCGAAACAGCAAGGCTTGCTTAAAGCAGAAGATAGCTTGGAGCTCACTGTTGACCGCATGGCTCATGGTGGCGAAGGCATCGGCAATGCCCCCGATGGCCGCGTGGTATTCGTCCAGGGCGGATTTCCTGGAGATGTAGTTCAAGCTCGCGTGACCAAGGCCAAGAAGTCTTTTGCACATGCGCAGCTAGAAAGCGTGGTGCAGGCAGGTCCTCATCGGGTTTCATCAGCGTGCCCTGCTGCTGAGCTTGGTGCTGGCTGCTGCGATTTCGCTGAGCTGAATCCGGCTTCGGAAGTAGCGATTAAGCTCGACGTGCTCTCTGACCAGCTGCGCCGTGTAGCTAAGCTTTCAGAGATCCCTGATGTTGAGACCATCAATCTCAATCCACAGCGTGGCTGGCGCACCCGCGTGCGCCTTGGGGTTGATAGCCAAGGCCGAGCTGGTGGGCGTAAGCGTAACTCCAATGAGATCGTGCACGAAGTAGCGTGTTCACAATTAGCGCCAGGGCTTGTCGATGGCCTCGTAGGCCCCGATGCACGTCGCTTCACCCCAGGCTCTGAAGTTATTGCAGTCTTAGACAGCAAGGGCAACCGCCACGTGGTGGAAACCTCGAAGGCGCCACGTGGGCGTCGGGTGGAGAAAGTGACCACCGTTATCGAGGGCACCGGCGATGTGGAAGAACTGGCTGACGGGCACCACTTTCACTTTCCGGCCACCGCTTTTTGGCAGGCACACGCGAAAGCCCCAGATACTTATGCGGAAGTAATCCGTACCTACCTCAAAGACTGCCCACAAGCACCTGGTCGTCAGCCTTTAGGCTGGGACCTCTACGGCGGTGTCGGTGTATTTGTTCCGGCAATTGCGGGCAGCCTTGGCACACCGCAGGAGCCAGCACGGGTGATTTCCGTGGATTATTCACCGGCTGCTACCGCACTGAACCAGGCAGATCTTGAACAGTATGACGTGGATGTGGTCTCTGAGCGCGTTGAAAAAGTCGCTGCGCAGCTACCAGGTCCAACGGCAGTAGTCATGGATCCGCCCCGCACTGGTGCCGGGCTAGATGTGGTTTCTACGGTTGCTTCAGTATCGCCGCAGCGCGTCGTGCATGTCGGCTGTGACCCCGCAACTTTCGCGCGTGATATCGGATATTGGAATGAACACGGATTCCAGGTCGCACACCTGACTTTGGTCAATGCTTTCCCTGGAACACACCACTTTGAGGTCATCGCGCTTTTAGAGCCAGGTGTCGTGGAAGAAAATGAGGACATTGAAGAAGCTGCTGCGCTTTAG
- a CDS encoding 4-hydroxybenzoate 3-monooxygenase, whose amino-acid sequence MKLRTQAAPDHLHNPVAIVGAGPAGLMLSHLLHLQGVESVVLEKQSRSEVESTVRAGILEQGTIDLLRKTGVGERLDREAEIDEGISVSIAGESHRIDFAKYTGKQVAVYPQHEVLIDLIAQRLSDDGEIWFDTEVTAIDDHETDNPKVHYQAADGTSGVLSANFVIGADGSKSLTRKLITGAGGLRMKHEYPFAWFGIMVNAPQTAPELIYATHPAGFALISTRSEHVQRYYLQCDPEDTPDMWSDERIWEQLHLRADSDAVTVSEGEITDKAVLRFRSAVTDPMQRGRLFTAGDAAHTVPPTGAKGLNLAMGDICALAPRLAHAVKKSDTSALDDYSKLALPRVWKTQHFSYWMSSMLHSVPGADQMSTQFQTNRRLAELSTVVTTDAGRQLLAQQYVGWDFPSIDSF is encoded by the coding sequence ATGAAATTGCGTACCCAGGCCGCTCCCGATCACCTTCATAATCCGGTAGCAATCGTTGGAGCAGGACCTGCAGGACTCATGCTTTCGCATTTGCTGCATTTACAGGGCGTTGAATCGGTAGTACTGGAAAAGCAATCCCGCTCTGAGGTTGAGTCGACAGTGCGCGCGGGCATTTTGGAGCAAGGCACCATCGACCTGTTGCGCAAGACCGGCGTCGGCGAACGCCTTGACCGGGAGGCAGAAATCGATGAAGGCATTTCAGTTTCTATTGCTGGAGAAAGTCATCGCATCGATTTTGCCAAGTACACCGGCAAACAAGTCGCTGTCTATCCACAGCATGAAGTTCTCATTGATCTTATTGCCCAACGTTTAAGCGATGACGGGGAAATTTGGTTCGATACAGAAGTAACGGCTATCGATGATCACGAAACAGATAATCCGAAGGTGCACTACCAAGCCGCGGATGGCACTTCTGGAGTACTCAGTGCCAATTTTGTGATCGGCGCTGATGGTTCGAAGTCTTTGACCCGCAAGCTCATCACCGGTGCAGGAGGACTGCGCATGAAACATGAGTATCCCTTTGCGTGGTTTGGAATCATGGTCAATGCTCCACAGACCGCACCAGAGCTGATTTATGCGACCCACCCTGCAGGTTTTGCTCTCATTTCCACGCGTAGCGAACATGTCCAGCGCTATTATCTGCAGTGCGATCCAGAAGATACACCAGATATGTGGTCGGATGAGCGGATTTGGGAACAGCTGCACCTGCGCGCCGATTCTGATGCTGTCACTGTCTCTGAAGGCGAGATTACTGATAAGGCAGTGTTGCGTTTCCGCTCCGCAGTCACCGACCCGATGCAGCGCGGGCGCCTGTTTACCGCAGGCGATGCAGCACACACAGTGCCGCCAACCGGAGCCAAGGGCCTTAATCTGGCCATGGGTGATATTTGTGCGCTAGCCCCACGACTAGCTCATGCTGTGAAGAAATCCGATACTTCCGCGCTAGATGATTACTCTAAGCTTGCATTGCCGCGTGTATGGAAGACGCAACATTTTAGTTACTGGATGTCTTCGATGCTGCATTCCGTGCCAGGTGCAGACCAGATGTCTACCCAGTTCCAAACCAATCGCCGGCTCGCAGAACTATCGACTGTTGTCACCACCGATGCTGGGCGCCAGTTGCTTGCGCAGCAGTATGTCGGCTGGGATTTCCCGTCCATCGATTCTTTTTAA
- a CDS encoding DUF3159 domain-containing protein has translation MGGWQGLVSTTLPIVVLVPVNSRWGLGPALVAALSVALVILVWRIARKETIQPAISGFIGVAFCAAIAWYTGDAKGYFLYGIWASLVFAVIALISVLFKWPVVGVIWKGINGEDMAWQKVTPARRAYAIATLGWVVIFIARFIVQNNLYNSSDTTTLGIVRILMGWPLTGVVTVLTIWMVRRANKAVEAAVERGEITLTPKVSSGGPAKDAQADGDQADNDQFDDASNIDTTQTANKEDER, from the coding sequence ATGGGAGGCTGGCAAGGGCTCGTGTCGACCACCTTGCCGATTGTGGTGCTCGTGCCAGTAAACAGTCGGTGGGGGCTTGGCCCAGCTCTTGTCGCGGCTCTTTCTGTCGCATTAGTGATTTTGGTGTGGCGAATTGCTCGTAAAGAGACAATTCAGCCTGCTATTTCAGGTTTCATCGGTGTGGCCTTTTGCGCGGCTATTGCCTGGTACACGGGCGATGCCAAGGGGTATTTCCTCTATGGAATTTGGGCATCGCTCGTATTCGCCGTTATTGCGTTGATCTCCGTGTTATTTAAATGGCCAGTCGTTGGTGTTATATGGAAAGGCATCAATGGCGAGGATATGGCGTGGCAGAAGGTAACTCCTGCGCGTCGTGCATATGCCATTGCAACACTTGGTTGGGTTGTTATTTTTATTGCCCGATTTATCGTCCAAAATAACCTTTATAACTCTTCCGACACAACGACCTTAGGCATTGTGCGAATCCTGATGGGCTGGCCTTTGACCGGTGTTGTCACTGTACTGACGATTTGGATGGTACGTCGCGCCAATAAGGCCGTCGAAGCAGCGGTTGAGCGCGGCGAAATCACCCTCACGCCGAAAGTATCTTCAGGCGGTCCAGCGAAAGACGCGCAGGCGGATGGCGATCAGGCAGATAACGACCAGTTTGACGATGCAAGCAATATTGATACAACACAGACAGCAAATAAAGAGGATGAGCGATGA
- the dxs gene encoding 1-deoxy-D-xylulose-5-phosphate synthase, with protein MGILNKVKSPQDLKKLSVDKVEELAAEIRQFLIDKVSVTGGHLGPNLGVVELTIALHRVFDSPRDPIVFDTSHQSYVHKILTGRADQFDTLRQKDGLSGYTDRGESEHDWTESSHASAAISVIDGLSKAFCIKGESRRNAVAVVGDGALTGGMCWEALNNISADKERNAVIVVNDNGRSYSPTIGGLSENLSRIRTQHGYDELMEHGKKTLKSLGWVGNRTFDALRAVKEGVKSSILPTEMFPELGMKYIGPINGHDLDALDHALSYARDYEGPIIVHVVTEKGHGFAPAVNEPQDQMHSTGAIDPVTGVPKGKSQPGWTAVFSEELIEAAKKRDDIVAITAAMAGPTGLIPFAEQFPNRFFDVGIAEQHAMASASGLALGGLHPVVAIYSTFLNRAFDQLLMDIALLKQPVTIVLDRAGVTGSDGASHNGVWDMALTTIIPGIHVAAPRDGQRLRELFQESLEIKSGPSVVRFPKGNLLEDMDAVATTEDGVDIIFESEQERFADAEAKKVLVISIGAMAARSLGAAQILEDKGMAVTVVDPRWLCPVAPSLIEMADEHDIVVVAEDGMMRAGVGSLFDEAFSAAEVDTPLRRVAFPSIFPKHGSRGEVLEEVGMDADGIAAAVTEWVDDLH; from the coding sequence ATGGGAATTCTTAATAAGGTGAAATCACCGCAAGATCTGAAAAAACTCTCCGTTGACAAAGTAGAAGAGCTGGCTGCAGAAATTCGCCAGTTTCTTATCGACAAGGTTTCAGTTACGGGCGGGCATTTAGGTCCCAACCTCGGTGTCGTTGAGTTGACCATTGCGCTGCACCGCGTTTTTGATTCTCCGCGGGACCCCATTGTCTTTGATACTTCGCACCAGTCTTATGTGCACAAGATCTTGACTGGACGTGCAGACCAATTCGATACCCTGCGTCAAAAAGATGGGCTTTCTGGATACACGGACCGTGGGGAATCAGAACATGACTGGACTGAATCCTCCCATGCTTCCGCGGCTATATCGGTGATCGACGGGTTGAGTAAAGCCTTTTGTATCAAGGGAGAATCGCGCCGAAATGCAGTAGCGGTTGTCGGTGATGGCGCTCTAACCGGCGGCATGTGCTGGGAAGCACTCAATAATATTTCTGCGGATAAAGAACGCAATGCCGTAATCGTGGTCAACGATAATGGCCGCAGCTATTCACCAACTATCGGTGGCTTATCGGAAAACCTCAGCCGAATTCGCACACAGCACGGTTATGACGAGCTTATGGAGCACGGCAAGAAGACCCTCAAGTCACTCGGCTGGGTCGGCAATCGGACTTTTGATGCACTGCGTGCGGTCAAAGAAGGCGTGAAGTCTTCTATTCTGCCTACTGAGATGTTCCCTGAACTCGGCATGAAATACATTGGCCCCATCAATGGCCATGATTTGGATGCACTTGATCATGCGCTGAGCTACGCGCGTGATTATGAGGGACCCATCATCGTGCACGTGGTCACTGAAAAAGGCCACGGATTTGCGCCAGCGGTTAATGAACCACAGGACCAAATGCACTCCACTGGTGCAATTGACCCTGTTACTGGTGTGCCTAAAGGCAAGAGCCAACCGGGTTGGACCGCGGTCTTTTCTGAAGAGCTGATTGAGGCTGCGAAAAAGCGCGATGACATCGTAGCAATTACAGCAGCCATGGCAGGACCAACTGGGCTTATTCCATTCGCAGAGCAGTTCCCGAACCGCTTCTTCGACGTGGGCATCGCTGAGCAACATGCGATGGCTTCGGCTTCCGGCCTCGCACTCGGTGGTTTGCACCCAGTGGTTGCAATCTATTCCACCTTCCTCAACCGCGCATTTGATCAGCTGTTGATGGATATTGCTTTGCTGAAACAACCCGTAACCATTGTTTTAGACCGCGCAGGCGTCACCGGCTCTGACGGGGCCAGCCACAACGGCGTATGGGATATGGCGTTGACGACGATTATCCCTGGTATTCATGTTGCTGCTCCGCGTGATGGGCAGCGTCTGCGTGAGCTTTTCCAAGAATCCCTAGAGATTAAATCTGGACCTTCAGTCGTGCGTTTCCCGAAGGGTAATCTGCTGGAGGATATGGATGCAGTCGCAACGACCGAAGATGGCGTCGATATCATCTTTGAGTCTGAGCAGGAGCGTTTTGCTGATGCTGAGGCAAAGAAGGTCTTGGTCATTTCTATCGGCGCGATGGCAGCTCGTTCGCTCGGCGCCGCACAGATTTTGGAAGATAAGGGCATGGCAGTCACAGTGGTTGACCCACGGTGGCTGTGCCCAGTCGCACCGTCCTTGATTGAAATGGCCGATGAGCACGATATTGTCGTGGTTGCAGAAGACGGCATGATGCGCGCAGGCGTGGGCTCGCTATTCGATGAAGCCTTCTCGGCTGCCGAAGTAGATACCCCGCTTCGCCGTGTGGCATTTCCTAGCATTTTCCCGAAGCATGGCTCTCGGGGTGAAGTGCTAGAAGAAGTTGGCATGGATGCCGATGGCATCGCAGCTGCCGTGACCGAATGGGTCGATGACCTGCACTAA
- a CDS encoding RNA polymerase sigma factor, which translates to MAATESSDQAFGEGAEETPAVKAPAKKTAKKTAKKTAKKTAKKTAKKTAKKTAKKTAKKTAAKKTVRKSAAKKATSPAEASAESNDEEALEDQDVDATEDEDQAEVDFDPNAADEDEFGEPAEDLEEDEDEEEEEDAGASVWDEDESATLRQARKDAQLTASADSVRAYLKQIGKVALLNAEQEVSLAERIEAGLYAQHRLDEMERLIAEGDAAAKLSPAQKRDLRWIARDGRKAKNHLLEANLRLVVSLAKRYTGRGMAFLDLIQEGNLGLIRAVEKFDYTKGYKFSTYATWWIRQAITRAMADQARTIRIPVHMVEVINKLGRIQRELLQDLGREPTPQELAKEMDITEEKVLEIQQYAREPISLDQTIGDEGDSQLGDFIEDSEAVIAVDAVSFTLLQDQLQDVLTTLSEREAGVVRLRFGLTDGMPRTLDEIGQVYGVTRERIRQIESKTMSKLRHPSRSQVLRDYLD; encoded by the coding sequence GTGGCAGCCACTGAATCTTCAGACCAGGCTTTCGGCGAGGGCGCAGAGGAGACTCCTGCAGTAAAGGCCCCTGCCAAAAAGACCGCGAAGAAAACGGCCAAAAAGACCGCTAAGAAGACGGCGAAGAAAACGGCCAAAAAGACCGCTAAGAAGACGGCGAAGAAAACCGCTAAGAAAACAGCAGCGAAAAAGACTGTCCGGAAGTCTGCTGCTAAAAAGGCGACTTCCCCTGCTGAGGCTTCTGCAGAATCTAACGACGAGGAAGCATTAGAAGACCAGGACGTCGACGCTACCGAGGACGAAGATCAGGCTGAAGTCGACTTCGATCCGAATGCAGCGGATGAGGATGAATTCGGCGAGCCCGCCGAAGACCTCGAAGAAGACGAGGACGAAGAGGAAGAAGAGGATGCTGGCGCCAGCGTCTGGGATGAGGATGAGTCCGCTACCCTGCGCCAAGCGCGCAAGGACGCACAGCTCACCGCTTCCGCTGACTCTGTTCGTGCTTACCTCAAGCAAATCGGTAAGGTTGCGCTGCTAAACGCAGAGCAAGAGGTTTCTCTTGCTGAGCGCATCGAGGCCGGCCTCTATGCGCAGCACCGTTTAGACGAAATGGAACGTCTGATCGCAGAAGGTGACGCTGCCGCGAAGTTGTCTCCTGCTCAAAAGCGTGACCTACGCTGGATCGCTCGTGATGGCCGCAAGGCTAAAAATCACCTCTTGGAAGCCAACCTGCGTTTGGTTGTTTCCTTGGCGAAGCGCTACACCGGCCGCGGCATGGCGTTCTTGGACCTGATCCAAGAAGGCAACTTGGGCCTTATCCGTGCGGTTGAGAAGTTTGACTACACCAAGGGCTACAAGTTCTCTACTTACGCTACTTGGTGGATCCGCCAGGCTATTACCCGCGCTATGGCTGACCAGGCTCGTACCATTCGTATTCCAGTACACATGGTCGAAGTCATCAACAAGCTCGGCCGTATCCAGCGTGAGCTGCTGCAAGATCTGGGTCGCGAGCCCACTCCTCAGGAGTTGGCTAAGGAAATGGATATCACCGAGGAGAAGGTGCTGGAAATCCAGCAATATGCTCGTGAGCCAATCTCTTTGGACCAGACCATTGGTGACGAAGGTGACTCACAGCTCGGTGACTTCATTGAAGACTCCGAGGCAGTCATCGCAGTCGATGCCGTTTCCTTTACTCTGCTGCAAGACCAGCTGCAGGATGTCTTGACCACGTTGTCTGAGCGTGAAGCTGGCGTGGTTCGACTGCGCTTCGGCCTTACCGACGGCATGCCGCGTACTTTAGACGAAATCGGTCAAGTCTACGGTGTTACTCGCGAACGTATTCGCCAGATTGAGTCGAAGACGATGTCTAAGCTGCGCCACCCATCGCGCTCTCAGGTGCTACGGGATTACCTAGACTAG